In the genome of Pseudomonas sp. LBUM920, one region contains:
- the astB gene encoding N-succinylarginine dihydrolase, with the protein MKSCEVNFDGLVGPTHNYGGLSYGNVASQSNSQQSSNPKEAALQGLQKMKALMDMGFVQGVLAPQERPDVAALRNLGFSGTDAQVIQQAAKQAMPLLVASCSASSMWVANAATVSPSADTADGRVHFTAANLNCKYHRSIEHPTTSRVLGAMFADQKHFAHHAALPAVAQFGDEGAANHTRFCRDYGKAGVEFFVFGRSAFDTRYPAPQKYPARQTLEASQAVARLHGLKDDGVVYAQQNPSVIDAGVFHNDVIAVGNGEVLFYHEDAFLNTEQMLAELQGKLGKLGGNFQSVCVPRAQVSVEDAVRSYLFNSQLLTRTDGSMLLIVPEECRANERVWQYLQGLTASGGLIREVKVFDLKQSMQNGGGPACLRLRVALNETELAAVNPGVIMTAPLYDTLTQWVDKHYRDSLRETDLADPQLLLECRTALDELTQILKLGSVYPFQIN; encoded by the coding sequence ATGAAATCCTGTGAAGTCAATTTTGACGGTCTCGTGGGGCCGACCCATAACTACGGCGGTTTGTCCTACGGCAACGTCGCGTCCCAGAGCAACAGCCAGCAGTCTTCGAACCCGAAGGAAGCGGCGTTGCAGGGGCTGCAGAAAATGAAAGCCCTGATGGACATGGGCTTTGTGCAAGGTGTGCTGGCGCCGCAGGAACGTCCTGACGTGGCCGCGTTGCGCAACCTTGGTTTCAGCGGCACCGACGCGCAGGTGATTCAGCAGGCGGCCAAGCAGGCCATGCCGCTGCTGGTTGCCAGCTGCTCGGCCTCCAGCATGTGGGTAGCCAACGCCGCCACTGTCAGCCCGAGTGCCGACACGGCGGACGGCCGCGTGCATTTCACTGCCGCCAACCTCAACTGCAAATACCACCGCAGCATCGAACACCCGACCACCAGCCGCGTGCTGGGTGCGATGTTCGCCGACCAAAAGCACTTCGCCCACCACGCCGCGTTGCCGGCGGTGGCGCAGTTCGGCGACGAAGGCGCGGCCAACCACACGCGTTTCTGCCGTGATTATGGCAAGGCCGGCGTCGAGTTCTTCGTGTTTGGCCGTAGCGCGTTCGACACCCGTTACCCCGCGCCGCAGAAGTACCCGGCGCGCCAGACCCTTGAAGCCTCCCAGGCCGTCGCGCGCCTGCATGGCCTGAAGGATGACGGCGTGGTCTACGCCCAGCAGAACCCGTCTGTGATCGATGCCGGCGTGTTCCACAACGACGTGATCGCGGTGGGCAACGGCGAGGTGCTGTTCTACCACGAGGACGCGTTTCTCAATACCGAGCAGATGCTCGCCGAGCTGCAAGGCAAGTTGGGCAAACTGGGCGGCAACTTCCAGTCAGTGTGCGTGCCGCGCGCCCAGGTCAGCGTCGAGGACGCCGTGCGGTCCTACTTGTTCAACAGCCAGTTGCTGACCCGCACCGACGGTTCGATGCTGCTGATTGTGCCGGAAGAGTGCCGCGCCAACGAGCGCGTCTGGCAGTACCTGCAAGGCCTGACGGCCTCCGGCGGGCTGATCCGTGAAGTGAAGGTGTTTGACCTCAAGCAAAGCATGCAGAACGGCGGTGGCCCGGCGTGCCTGCGCTTGCGCGTGGCGTTGAATGAAACTGAGCTGGCGGCGGTGAACCCAGGGGTTATCATGACCGCGCCGTTGTATGACACGCTGACCCAGTGGGTCGACAAGCACTACCGCGACAGCCTGCGTGAAACCGACCTGGCTGATCCGCAATTGCTGCTTGAGTGCCGGACGGCACTGGATGAACTGACGCAAATCCTTAAACTGGGCTCGGTTTATCCTTTCCAGATCAACTAA
- the astD gene encoding succinylglutamate-semialdehyde dehydrogenase — translation MMNSLYIAGSWLAGQGELFESRNPVTQQVLWAGNGATVEQVESAVQAARQAFPGWARRPLEERISVLETFAATLKSRADEIARCIGEETGKPLWESATEVTSMANKIAISVQSYRERTGEKSGPLGDATAVLRHKPHGVVAVFGPYNFPGHLPNGHIVPALLAGNTVLFKPSELTPKVAELTVQCWIDAGLPAGVLNLLQGARETGIALAANPGIDGLFFTGSSRTGNHLHQQFSGRPDKILALEMGGNNPLVVDEVADVDAAVYTIIQSAFISAGQRCTCARRLLVPEGAWGDALLARLVAVSATIEVGAFDQQPAPFMGSVISLGAAKALMDAQELMLANGAVALLEMTQPQDQAALLTPGIIDVTGVTEREDEELFGPLLQVIRYADFAAAITEANNTQYGLAAGLLSDSEARYQQFWLESRAGIVNWNKQLTGAASTAPFGGVGASGNHRASAYYAADYCAYPVASLETPSLVVPATLTPGITLI, via the coding sequence ATAATGAATTCGCTGTATATCGCAGGTAGCTGGCTGGCGGGCCAGGGTGAACTGTTCGAGTCGCGCAACCCGGTGACCCAGCAGGTGCTGTGGGCCGGCAATGGCGCCACCGTCGAACAGGTTGAATCCGCCGTGCAGGCCGCGCGCCAGGCGTTTCCAGGCTGGGCCCGGCGCCCGCTGGAAGAACGTATCAGCGTGCTGGAAACCTTTGCCGCCACGCTGAAAAGCCGCGCCGACGAAATCGCCCGTTGCATCGGCGAAGAAACCGGCAAACCACTGTGGGAATCGGCCACTGAAGTCACCAGCATGGCCAACAAGATTGCCATCTCGGTGCAAAGCTACCGTGAGCGCACCGGCGAGAAGAGCGGCCCGCTGGGCGACGCCACCGCCGTGTTGCGCCACAAGCCGCACGGCGTGGTGGCGGTGTTTGGCCCTTACAATTTCCCTGGCCACTTGCCGAACGGGCACATCGTCCCGGCGTTGCTGGCGGGCAATACCGTGCTGTTCAAGCCGAGCGAGCTGACCCCCAAAGTCGCCGAGCTGACCGTGCAATGCTGGATCGACGCCGGCTTGCCGGCGGGCGTGTTGAACCTGCTGCAAGGCGCGCGGGAAACCGGTATCGCGTTGGCGGCCAACCCCGGTATCGACGGGTTGTTCTTCACCGGTTCCAGCCGCACCGGCAATCACCTGCACCAGCAGTTTTCCGGGCGCCCGGACAAGATCCTCGCGCTGGAAATGGGCGGCAACAACCCGCTGGTGGTCGACGAAGTGGCCGACGTGGATGCGGCGGTCTACACCATTATCCAGTCGGCGTTTATCTCGGCCGGTCAGCGTTGCACCTGCGCGCGTCGCTTGCTGGTGCCCGAAGGTGCCTGGGGCGATGCGTTGCTGGCGCGCCTGGTGGCGGTCAGCGCGACGATTGAAGTGGGTGCGTTTGATCAGCAGCCAGCGCCGTTCATGGGCTCGGTGATTTCCCTCGGCGCGGCCAAGGCCTTGATGGACGCCCAGGAGTTGATGTTGGCCAATGGCGCCGTGGCGCTGTTGGAAATGACTCAGCCGCAGGATCAGGCCGCGTTGCTCACGCCTGGCATTATCGACGTGACCGGCGTGACCGAGCGCGAAGATGAAGAGCTGTTCGGCCCGCTGCTGCAGGTGATCCGCTACGCTGATTTTGCCGCTGCGATCACTGAGGCCAACAACACCCAGTACGGTTTGGCCGCGGGCTTGTTGTCGGATTCCGAAGCACGCTACCAGCAGTTCTGGCTGGAAAGCCGCGCCGGCATCGTCAACTGGAACAAGCAGCTGACCGGTGCTGCCAGCACCGCGCCGTTCGGTGGGGTAGGGGCGTCGGGCAACCATCGCGCCAGCGCCTATTACGCGGCGGATTATTGCGCGTACCCGGTGGCGTCTCTGGAAACGCCAAGCCTGGTGGTCCCGGCAACGCTGACCCCAGGTATTACGCTGATCTAA
- the astA gene encoding arginine N-succinyltransferase, whose protein sequence is MIVRPVRSSDLPALIDLARSTGTGLTTLPANEERLTHRVGWAEKTFRGEAGRGDADYLFVLENDEGRVVGISAIAGAVGLREPWYNFRVGLTVSASQELNIYREIPTLFLANDLTGNSELCSLFLHADYRNGLNGRMLAKARMLFIAEFPQLFGNKIIAEMRGVSNEAGRSPFWESLGRHFFKMEFSQADYLTGVGNKAFIAELMPKFPLYSCFLSEDARNVIGKVHPDTEPALSMLKSEGFSYQGYVDIFDAGPAVECETSKIRAVRDSQSLVLAIGTPGDDATPFLIHNRKREECRITAAPARLAAGTLVVDPQTAKRLQLVVGDQVRAVALSAARESK, encoded by the coding sequence ATGATCGTTCGTCCCGTACGCAGCAGCGATTTACCGGCCCTGATTGATCTGGCGCGCAGCACCGGCACCGGCCTCACTACCTTGCCGGCCAACGAAGAGCGCCTGACCCACCGGGTTGGCTGGGCGGAAAAAACCTTTCGCGGCGAAGCCGGGCGCGGCGATGCCGACTACCTGTTTGTGCTGGAAAACGACGAAGGCCGCGTGGTGGGTATTTCCGCCATTGCCGGCGCCGTCGGCCTGCGCGAGCCGTGGTACAACTTCCGGGTCGGCCTGACCGTCAGCGCCTCCCAGGAACTGAATATCTACCGCGAGATTCCGACGCTGTTTTTGGCCAACGACCTCACCGGCAACTCCGAATTGTGCTCGTTGTTCCTGCACGCCGATTACCGCAACGGCCTCAACGGCCGCATGCTGGCCAAGGCGCGCATGCTGTTTATCGCTGAATTCCCGCAGCTGTTCGGTAACAAGATCATTGCCGAGATGCGCGGGGTGTCCAACGAGGCTGGGCGCTCGCCGTTCTGGGAAAGCCTGGGCCGGCATTTCTTCAAGATGGAATTCAGTCAGGCCGATTACCTGACCGGCGTGGGCAACAAGGCGTTTATCGCTGAGCTGATGCCCAAGTTTCCGCTGTACAGCTGCTTCCTCTCTGAAGATGCGCGCAATGTCATCGGCAAAGTCCACCCGGACACCGAGCCGGCGCTGAGCATGCTCAAGAGTGAGGGCTTCAGCTACCAGGGCTATGTCGATATCTTCGACGCCGGCCCGGCGGTGGAATGTGAAACCAGCAAAATCCGTGCGGTGCGCGACAGCCAGTCACTGGTGTTGGCCATCGGCACCCCAGGGGACGACGCCACGCCGTTCCTGATTCATAACCGCAAGCGTGAGGAGTGCCGCATCACGGCCGCTCCGGCCCGTCTGGCGGCAGGCACGCTGGTGGTCGATCCTCAGACTGCCAAACGCCTGCAACTGGTGGTGGGTGATCAAGTGCGCGCTGTTGCGTTGTCTGCTGCTCGGGAGTCGAAATAA
- the aruF gene encoding arginine/ornithine succinyltransferase subunit alpha produces the protein MLVMRPAQMADLGEVQRLAADSPIGVTSLPDDVERLSDKIAASEASFAAEVSFNGEESYFFVLEDTETGELAGCSAIVASAGYSEPFYSFRNETFVHASRELKIHNKIHVLSQCHDLTGNSLLTSFYVKPALVGSPWSELNSRGRLLFVASHPERFADSVVTEIVGYSDENGDSPFWDAIGRNFFDLNYAAAERLCGLKSRTFLAELMPHYPIYVPLLPDEAQEAMGQVHPRAQITFDILMREGFETDHYIDIFDGGPTLHARVSGIRSIAQSRVVPVKIGEMVKGAGRQYLVSNAQLQDYRAVMLELDYAPGKPVTLDLAAAEALGVGEGASVRLVAV, from the coding sequence ATGCTGGTGATGCGCCCCGCGCAAATGGCTGATCTGGGCGAGGTACAGCGTCTGGCTGCGGACAGCCCGATTGGTGTCACCTCCTTGCCGGATGATGTGGAACGCCTGAGCGACAAGATCGCCGCCAGCGAAGCGTCCTTCGCGGCCGAGGTCAGTTTCAACGGCGAAGAAAGCTATTTCTTCGTGCTTGAAGACACCGAGACCGGCGAGCTGGCTGGCTGCTCGGCCATCGTCGCGTCGGCCGGTTACTCGGAGCCGTTCTACAGCTTCCGTAACGAAACCTTCGTGCACGCGTCCCGCGAGCTGAAGATCCACAACAAGATTCACGTGCTTTCCCAATGCCACGACCTGACCGGCAACAGCCTGCTCACCAGTTTCTACGTGAAGCCTGCGCTGGTCGGTTCGCCGTGGTCGGAACTCAATTCACGTGGCCGCCTGTTGTTCGTCGCCAGCCACCCCGAGCGCTTTGCCGACTCGGTGGTGACCGAGATTGTCGGCTACAGCGACGAGAACGGTGATTCGCCGTTCTGGGACGCCATTGGCCGCAACTTCTTCGACCTCAACTACGCCGCTGCCGAACGCCTGTGCGGGCTCAAAAGCCGCACCTTCCTCGCCGAGCTGATGCCGCATTACCCGATCTACGTGCCGCTGCTGCCCGACGAAGCCCAGGAAGCCATGGGCCAGGTGCACCCGCGTGCGCAGATCACCTTCGACATCCTGATGCGTGAAGGCTTCGAGACCGACCATTACATCGACATCTTCGACGGCGGCCCGACGCTGCACGCGCGGGTCTCGGGCATTCGCTCGATTGCCCAAAGCCGCGTGGTGCCGGTGAAGATCGGTGAAATGGTCAAGGGGGCTGGCCGCCAGTACCTGGTCAGCAACGCGCAGTTGCAGGATTACCGCGCGGTGATGCTGGAGCTGGACTACGCGCCCGGCAAACCGGTGACCCTGGACCTGGCCGCGGCCGAAGCCCTGGGTGTCGGCGAAGGTGCCAGCGTGCGCCTGGTCGCTGTTTAA
- a CDS encoding aspartate aminotransferase family protein has translation MSVEQAPVQRADFDQVMVPNYAPAAFIPVRGAGSRVWDQAGRELIDFAGGIAVNVLGHAHPALVGALTEQANKLWHVSNVFTNEPALRLAHKLIDATFAERVFFCNSGAEANEAAFKLARRVAFDRFGTEKYEIIAALNSFHGRTLFTVNVGGQSKYSDGFGPKITGITHVPYNDLDALKAAVSDKTCAVVLEPVQGEGGVLPAELAYLQGARELCDANNALLVFDEVQTGMGRSGHLFAYQHYGVTPDILTSAKSLGGGFPIAAMLTREDLAKHLVVGTHGTTYGGNPLACAVAEAVIDVINTPEVLAGVNAKHELFKARLQQIGEKYGIFTEVRGMGLLIGCVLSDAFKGKAKDVFNAAEKENLMILQAGPDVVRFAPSLVVEDADINEGLDRFERAVKTLTQA, from the coding sequence ATGTCCGTTGAGCAAGCCCCGGTGCAACGTGCCGATTTCGACCAGGTCATGGTTCCCAACTACGCACCTGCCGCATTCATCCCTGTGCGTGGCGCGGGTTCGCGCGTTTGGGACCAGGCGGGTCGCGAGCTGATCGACTTTGCCGGCGGCATCGCGGTTAACGTATTGGGCCACGCCCACCCGGCGCTGGTCGGTGCACTGACCGAACAAGCCAACAAGCTGTGGCACGTCTCCAACGTCTTCACCAATGAGCCGGCCCTGCGCCTGGCGCATAAGCTGATCGACGCCACCTTTGCCGAGCGCGTGTTCTTCTGCAACTCCGGCGCCGAAGCCAACGAGGCCGCGTTCAAGCTGGCCCGCCGTGTGGCGTTCGACCGTTTCGGTACCGAGAAGTACGAGATCATCGCCGCGCTGAACAGCTTCCACGGCCGTACCCTGTTCACCGTTAACGTCGGTGGCCAGTCGAAGTACTCCGACGGTTTCGGGCCTAAGATCACCGGCATCACTCACGTGCCTTACAACGACCTGGACGCGCTGAAAGCCGCCGTGTCGGACAAGACCTGCGCCGTGGTGCTCGAACCGGTTCAGGGCGAAGGCGGCGTTTTGCCGGCTGAGCTGGCGTACCTGCAAGGCGCCCGCGAGCTGTGCGATGCGAATAACGCGCTGCTGGTGTTCGACGAAGTGCAAACCGGCATGGGCCGCAGCGGTCACCTGTTCGCCTACCAGCATTACGGCGTGACGCCGGACATCCTCACCAGCGCCAAGAGCCTGGGCGGCGGTTTCCCGATTGCAGCCATGCTCACCCGTGAAGACCTGGCCAAGCACCTGGTGGTCGGCACCCACGGCACCACGTACGGCGGCAACCCGCTGGCGTGTGCAGTGGCGGAAGCGGTCATCGACGTGATCAACACCCCAGAAGTGCTGGCCGGCGTGAACGCCAAGCACGAGCTGTTCAAGGCACGCCTGCAACAGATCGGCGAGAAATACGGCATCTTCACCGAAGTGCGCGGCATGGGCCTGCTGATTGGTTGCGTGCTCAGCGACGCGTTCAAAGGCAAGGCCAAGGACGTGTTCAACGCGGCCGAAAAAGAAAACCTGATGATCCTGCAAGCCGGGCCCGACGTGGTGCGTTTCGCCCCGAGCCTGGTGGTCGAAGATGCAGACATCAACGAAGGCCTGGACCGTTTTGAACGTGCAGTGAAGACGCTGACGCAAGCCTGA
- a CDS encoding leucine-rich repeat domain-containing protein produces MSQQPSVPAFDRLIPARDVHHETLKNAIPDWLGDASAARRNALKTSAPAGYAQPSAEQDTALKGLIREAWVTQNLLDKAMDALKSPADFAAPVLQQALKQRFGVECDVRNTFLRLSIPATIPWFPVRSGAVRTWTVSLLDAALHNFEAGETADDAYEPPSGFITPPTATGHFDTLPDIDTRISVPAFTRLCRELDIGGQYSTYLEHSLDLNNPVATAHLQHRFDASQVANLKLALHMARLRGDLSHASSQRLQQLLSNPGGCNALRCHALSMLSSPLTGIVLFAHADLERANHVVPVIAYIPHDPQHPLKEYRSSVQFMQALTADLRQPAYQQFFSRFVNHDERGHFFADLGQRLSRVTWHAHTRGDPRPAWRDTPVDKPGLQFAVTPISGSVLEHLYQTTLSKLFNDARAQAVSTANADQKTRWQRWSLFEKIGSALLQIAALVAAPFVPPVGLLMLGYTAYQLLDDTFEGIVDWAEGLKTQAFGHLMSVLEQMVQLGMFALGPPLAEGLLRQHLPAELWQFFDRLKPVTLPDGQSRLWRPDLAPYAHAVTLPEGSRANPLGLHAHGEQDILPLSGAHYALGLDPGTHTHYFKHPTRTNAYRPTAYSNGQGAWVSELDQPLSWDSAQLMRRLGHQAQSFSDLQLAQIRHVSGVEDAALRKLYMAREPLPPLLADTFKRFKIDQDLQTFIDQMNSDDPGVQALADAQTQLLLLTNYGLWPTTRTLRLIDSQGRTHWEIPGAKDASVTQIHEHQLNNGDLLQTLLEALDEPQRRTLLGEASGHPTASLQARTGVLRQTLAQLAREKRWALFESAYRALQRTDDAQLSALVDASPGLPVSAAETLRAIASPEELRALDQGRVPRRLIELAREAQREIRACRAYEGLYLDSIDNLDTYRLALHSLPDLPNWPAGLRISVRNDTADGPLRDVIGDDRARVQRTLVYTANGGYVPTDSSGPLFGETDFYTALLQALPDQARAALGIHIGQGPALRQALARHALHHWHLRELLADAPVGKPAYDPSTMRLRGGMPRYRAAPAPGAQHELTAHEHAQYLFPALPRAHIDNIVRSLEQAPGGVTTALSTMRNEYQQLERDLQAWITATPRLSADPQVRISRQELAYARRNRTAWADELRRAWRLETPLDAYYEPPAPNGYQLHLNWPISGNPPVLPGRFGHISSLSLQGEQGPLEINTFLSMFPFLRRLTVRNFNLDRLPDGVTAIPSLNELVLSDCNITLTAQTRTALENMTQLKTLDLFNNPLGLLPSVENMPGLHFLDLSNTGITQLPAGILQRPQLETALFRDNRIAALPDALFELPVATSHSFDFSGNPLSAQTLEQVKTYFQRTGSYWEANAAPVDIASAKMLYPTLSSDEINRLIFGLPGNLEMGKIELARRDLDYKQLNHELDAWVNSPGFGETAHYQREAFKQALLAGWRRQLKQDEHGNDIHPTYALDISAP; encoded by the coding sequence ATGAGCCAGCAACCCAGCGTGCCCGCTTTCGACCGGCTGATCCCTGCGCGCGACGTTCATCATGAAACGCTCAAAAACGCGATCCCCGACTGGCTGGGCGACGCGTCGGCCGCACGTCGCAACGCCCTTAAAACCAGCGCACCGGCAGGGTACGCCCAGCCCTCAGCCGAGCAGGACACGGCGCTCAAAGGCCTGATCCGTGAGGCCTGGGTCACCCAAAACCTGCTCGACAAGGCCATGGACGCACTCAAGTCACCCGCCGACTTCGCCGCGCCCGTGCTGCAGCAGGCGCTCAAACAGCGCTTCGGTGTGGAGTGCGATGTGCGCAACACCTTCCTGCGCCTGTCTATACCGGCGACCATTCCTTGGTTCCCCGTGCGCTCCGGCGCAGTGCGAACCTGGACCGTGTCGCTGCTGGACGCCGCCTTGCATAACTTTGAAGCCGGCGAAACCGCTGACGACGCCTACGAGCCTCCATCCGGTTTTATCACCCCGCCCACCGCCACCGGGCATTTCGATACCCTGCCCGACATAGACACACGTATCAGCGTGCCGGCCTTTACCCGCCTGTGTCGCGAACTGGACATTGGCGGCCAATACAGCACCTACCTCGAGCACTCCCTGGACCTCAACAACCCCGTCGCCACTGCACACCTGCAACACCGCTTCGATGCCAGCCAGGTCGCCAACCTGAAACTCGCCCTGCACATGGCGCGCCTGCGGGGCGACCTGTCGCACGCCAGCTCGCAGCGCCTGCAACAATTGTTGAGCAACCCGGGGGGCTGCAACGCACTGCGTTGTCACGCCCTGAGCATGCTGTCCAGCCCGCTGACAGGCATTGTGCTGTTTGCCCACGCGGACCTTGAGCGGGCAAATCACGTGGTGCCCGTCATTGCCTATATTCCGCACGACCCGCAACACCCGCTCAAGGAGTACCGCTCCAGCGTGCAGTTCATGCAGGCCCTGACCGCCGACCTGCGCCAGCCTGCGTACCAGCAATTCTTCAGCCGTTTCGTGAACCACGACGAACGCGGGCATTTTTTCGCCGACCTCGGCCAGCGCCTGTCCCGCGTCACCTGGCATGCGCACACCCGCGGCGACCCGCGCCCGGCCTGGCGGGATACACCGGTGGACAAGCCGGGGCTGCAGTTTGCCGTCACACCGATCAGCGGCTCGGTGCTCGAACACCTTTACCAGACCACCCTGAGCAAACTCTTCAACGACGCACGCGCTCAAGCTGTGTCCACTGCCAACGCCGACCAGAAAACCCGCTGGCAGCGCTGGAGCCTGTTCGAAAAGATCGGCTCGGCCCTGCTGCAGATTGCCGCGCTGGTCGCGGCGCCGTTCGTACCGCCGGTGGGTTTACTGATGCTGGGTTACACCGCGTATCAGCTGCTGGATGACACGTTCGAGGGTATCGTCGACTGGGCCGAAGGCCTTAAAACCCAGGCGTTCGGGCACCTGATGTCAGTGCTGGAGCAGATGGTCCAACTGGGCATGTTCGCCCTCGGCCCGCCGCTTGCCGAAGGGTTGTTGCGCCAGCACTTGCCCGCTGAACTCTGGCAGTTTTTCGACCGACTCAAACCCGTCACCTTGCCCGATGGCCAGTCCCGGCTGTGGCGACCGGACCTTGCGCCTTACGCCCATGCGGTGACGCTGCCCGAAGGCTCGCGCGCCAACCCGCTCGGCCTGCACGCGCATGGCGAGCAAGACATCCTGCCCCTGTCCGGCGCGCATTACGCGCTGGGCCTCGACCCCGGCACCCATACGCATTACTTCAAGCATCCCACCCGCACCAATGCCTACCGCCCAACGGCATACAGCAATGGCCAAGGCGCCTGGGTAAGTGAGCTGGACCAACCGCTGAGTTGGGACAGCGCCCAGTTGATGCGCCGTCTGGGCCATCAGGCGCAAAGCTTCAGCGACCTGCAACTGGCACAGATTCGCCACGTCAGCGGCGTCGAAGACGCGGCGCTGCGCAAGCTCTACATGGCCCGTGAACCCCTGCCACCGCTGCTGGCCGACACCTTCAAGCGCTTCAAAATCGACCAGGACCTGCAAACCTTCATCGACCAAATGAACAGTGATGACCCCGGTGTTCAGGCGTTGGCCGATGCCCAGACCCAACTGCTGCTCTTGACCAACTACGGGCTGTGGCCCACCACCAGAACCTTGCGCCTGATCGACAGCCAGGGACGCACGCACTGGGAAATCCCGGGCGCCAAAGACGCCAGCGTCACCCAGATTCATGAACACCAACTCAACAATGGCGACTTGCTCCAGACCCTGCTCGAAGCGCTGGACGAACCGCAGAGAAGGACGTTGCTTGGGGAAGCGTCCGGCCATCCCACAGCCTCGCTTCAAGCACGTACGGGTGTCCTCAGGCAAACACTTGCCCAGCTGGCTCGGGAAAAACGCTGGGCGCTGTTCGAGTCGGCATATCGCGCCCTGCAACGTACCGACGATGCGCAGCTGAGCGCGCTTGTCGACGCGTCGCCGGGCTTGCCGGTGAGCGCCGCCGAAACCCTGCGTGCCATCGCCAGCCCGGAGGAGCTGCGCGCCCTCGATCAGGGCCGGGTGCCCCGGCGCCTGATCGAGTTGGCGCGCGAAGCCCAGCGAGAAATACGCGCCTGCCGTGCCTACGAAGGGCTGTACCTGGACAGCATCGACAACCTGGACACTTACCGCCTGGCCCTGCACTCCCTGCCCGATTTGCCGAACTGGCCCGCGGGGCTGCGCATTAGCGTCAGAAACGACACCGCTGATGGGCCGTTGCGCGACGTGATCGGTGATGACCGCGCCCGCGTTCAACGCACGTTGGTTTACACCGCCAACGGCGGCTATGTGCCCACCGACAGCAGCGGCCCGCTGTTTGGCGAAACCGACTTCTACACCGCCCTGCTCCAGGCGCTGCCCGACCAGGCGCGCGCTGCGCTGGGCATTCATATCGGCCAGGGCCCGGCCCTGCGCCAGGCGCTTGCTCGTCATGCCCTGCACCACTGGCATCTGCGCGAGTTGCTCGCGGACGCCCCCGTCGGCAAACCCGCCTACGACCCAAGCACCATGCGCCTGCGCGGCGGCATGCCGCGCTATCGAGCAGCACCCGCGCCCGGTGCGCAGCACGAACTGACGGCGCATGAACACGCCCAATACCTGTTCCCGGCGCTGCCCCGCGCACATATCGACAACATTGTGCGCAGCCTGGAACAAGCGCCCGGCGGGGTGACGACGGCGCTGAGCACCATGCGCAACGAATACCAGCAACTTGAGCGCGACTTGCAGGCCTGGATCACTGCCACGCCGCGCCTGAGCGCTGACCCACAAGTGCGCATCAGTCGCCAGGAACTTGCCTATGCCCGGCGCAACCGCACGGCCTGGGCCGATGAACTGCGCCGGGCCTGGCGCCTGGAAACCCCGCTCGACGCGTACTACGAGCCGCCTGCCCCCAATGGCTATCAACTGCACTTGAACTGGCCGATTTCCGGCAATCCTCCCGTGCTGCCCGGGCGTTTCGGTCATATCTCCAGCCTGTCGCTGCAGGGCGAGCAAGGGCCGCTGGAGATCAACACGTTCTTGTCGATGTTCCCGTTCCTGCGTCGCCTGACCGTGCGCAACTTCAACCTCGACAGACTGCCCGATGGCGTCACCGCAATACCCAGCCTCAATGAACTGGTACTCAGCGATTGCAACATTACCCTGACAGCGCAGACCCGCACCGCGCTTGAAAACATGACCCAGCTCAAGACCCTCGACCTCTTCAACAACCCGCTGGGGCTCCTGCCCAGTGTCGAGAACATGCCTGGCCTGCACTTCCTCGACTTGAGCAACACGGGTATCACGCAATTGCCTGCCGGGATTTTGCAGCGCCCCCAGCTGGAGACCGCGCTGTTTCGGGACAACCGCATTGCTGCATTGCCCGACGCACTTTTCGAGCTGCCCGTGGCAACCAGCCATTCGTTCGATTTTTCCGGCAACCCGCTGTCTGCGCAGACCCTTGAGCAGGTCAAAACCTACTTCCAGCGCACCGGCAGTTACTGGGAGGCCAATGCGGCCCCGGTGGACATTGCCAGCGCGAAGATGCTTTACCCCACCTTGAGCAGTGACGAAATCAACCGCCTGATTTTCGGTCTGCCGGGTAACCTGGAAATGGGCAAAATCGAACTGGCGCGGCGAGACCTTGACTACAAGCAGCTGAACCACGAGCTGGACGCCTGGGTGAACAGCCCCGGCTTCGGCGAAACCGCCCACTATCAGCGCGAGGCGTTCAAACAAGCGTTGCTCGCTGGATGGCGTCGGCAACTGAAGCAGGACGAACACGGCAACGACATTCATCCCACCTACGCGCTGGACATCTCTGCCCCATAA